A single genomic interval of Streptomyces sp. 1222.5 harbors:
- a CDS encoding acetyl-CoA carboxylase biotin carboxylase subunit family protein has product MTLLLIGAGSQAYRAYLLRSVAEEYDIHLLADREPAWETPYLSGHTVVDTTDVAAMREAARALPCEGVLTWDDTRVVQTARLAAALGLPGTPPAAALRCRDKRATREALDRAGVPQAESILVTSLPQARAAAARVGYPLVLKPRALNASTGVVKVGSADALARSFRLARAATAPGAVEVTPGDVLVEEYLDGPEISVDAAWQEGRMTPAFVARKECGFAPYFEETGHLVDGWDPLLSDPRLLEVVQAAHTAVGFTTGWTHTELRLTSRGPRIVEINARIGGDRIPDIGRLALGVDAARTAAQVACGRLPELTARDRRVAAVRFLYPEADCIAREVRVEPGALPGSVDSAEAIALPGQELRLPPNGHVSGRYALITVAGESAQQCRADLDKAAEAVALEVLRTL; this is encoded by the coding sequence GCGCCTACCTGCTGCGCTCCGTGGCCGAGGAGTACGACATCCATCTGCTCGCCGACCGGGAGCCGGCCTGGGAGACGCCGTACCTGAGCGGACACACGGTGGTGGACACCACGGACGTCGCGGCGATGCGGGAAGCGGCCCGCGCGCTTCCCTGCGAAGGTGTGCTGACCTGGGACGACACCCGGGTCGTGCAGACCGCCCGGCTGGCCGCCGCCCTCGGCCTGCCGGGCACCCCGCCCGCGGCGGCCCTGCGCTGCCGCGACAAACGGGCCACCCGCGAGGCCCTGGACCGTGCCGGGGTGCCGCAGGCCGAGTCGATCCTGGTGACGTCGCTGCCGCAGGCGCGCGCCGCCGCGGCCCGGGTCGGCTATCCGCTGGTGCTCAAACCCCGTGCGCTGAACGCCAGTACCGGCGTGGTGAAGGTCGGGTCGGCCGACGCGCTGGCCCGCTCCTTCCGCCTCGCACGAGCGGCCACCGCGCCCGGGGCGGTGGAGGTGACCCCCGGAGACGTCCTGGTGGAGGAATACCTGGACGGACCCGAGATCAGCGTGGACGCGGCCTGGCAAGAGGGCCGTATGACACCGGCGTTCGTCGCCCGCAAGGAATGCGGATTCGCGCCCTACTTCGAGGAGACCGGCCACCTGGTCGACGGCTGGGACCCATTGCTGTCGGACCCCCGCCTGCTGGAGGTGGTCCAGGCGGCGCACACCGCCGTGGGCTTCACCACGGGCTGGACCCACACCGAGCTGCGGCTCACCTCGCGCGGCCCCAGGATCGTCGAGATCAACGCCCGCATCGGCGGCGACCGCATCCCCGACATCGGCCGGCTCGCACTCGGCGTCGACGCCGCACGGACCGCCGCCCAGGTGGCCTGCGGGCGGCTACCGGAGCTGACGGCGCGAGACCGCCGGGTCGCTGCCGTGCGGTTCCTGTACCCGGAGGCGGACTGTATCGCGCGCGAAGTGCGGGTCGAGCCGGGCGCGCTGCCCGGCTCGGTGGACTCGGCGGAGGCGATCGCTCTGCCGGGCCAGGAGCTCAGACTGCCCCCGAACGGGCATGTGTCCGGCCGCTACGCGCTGATCACCGTGGCGGGGGAGAGCGCACAGCAGTGCCGTGCCGATCTCGACAAGGCGGCCGAAGCCGTCGCCCTGGAGGTACTGCGGACGTTGTGA
- a CDS encoding gas vesicle structural protein GvpA, with the protein MTMVTQQGGGGGSSGLYDVLELVLDRGLVIDAFVRVSLVGIEILKIDVRVVVASVDTYLRFAEACNRLDLEAGPRKPAGLTELTGKLTESGAGGKTKGALSGAADTISDAFNQARDEGRERQGERAARRRGE; encoded by the coding sequence ATGACCATGGTGACGCAGCAGGGCGGCGGGGGCGGCTCCAGCGGCCTCTATGACGTGCTGGAGCTCGTTCTCGACCGCGGCCTGGTGATCGACGCGTTCGTCCGGGTGTCCCTCGTCGGCATCGAGATACTCAAGATCGACGTCAGGGTCGTGGTCGCCAGTGTCGACACCTACCTCCGCTTCGCCGAGGCGTGCAACCGTCTCGACCTCGAAGCAGGGCCCCGCAAACCGGCCGGCCTCACCGAGCTCACCGGAAAACTCACCGAGTCCGGCGCCGGCGGCAAGACCAAGGGAGCACTCTCCGGCGCCGCCGATACGATCTCCGATGCCTTCAATCAGGCACGTGACGAGGGCCGGGAGCGCCAGGGCGAGCGGGCCGCGCGCAGGAGAGGGGAATGA
- a CDS encoding FG-GAP repeat protein has translation MRARTLAATAAAAALTAAGLTLPLAGSAAAAATPRFDFNGDGYTDIAVGMPDATVDGKAKAGYISVIYGGPQSPSQSTGVISQAEAGVPGTPEAGDRFGSSVAPVDVDGDGVFELVVGASGESLTSDQGKDEGTITVLDGSGWDVKGTVVARGAGAFSSIGRTVATGDYDGDGDTDLAYGENGEESGSLRFRPGPLTAARVTATTLRRYSMGGATRDLVTGDFDGDGRDDLAATWQGMEDSGTFITRWDHQAKPAQWFADADRGSSLAAADFDRDGTDDLVVGLVQPNPEADTTHCEDRLGGAVLLLKGSKTAGFGTGGECITQSNPEVGGAAEEGDDFGAALAAGDLNGDGRPELVVGVPGEDVGTVKDAGGYVTVNGTEHGLYGGLARSQSTPNMPGTAEAGDRFGAQVAVGDYNRDGLWDTAVSAPGENAGEPRSGGVWFVPSSTDETYPLGKSLTPFGFALPHGAIKYGEVLGL, from the coding sequence GTGCGTGCACGCACCCTGGCCGCCACCGCCGCCGCAGCGGCCCTCACCGCTGCCGGTCTGACCCTGCCGCTCGCCGGGAGCGCCGCGGCCGCGGCGACTCCGCGGTTCGACTTCAACGGCGACGGATACACGGACATCGCCGTCGGCATGCCCGACGCCACGGTGGACGGCAAGGCCAAGGCCGGCTACATCAGCGTGATCTATGGCGGCCCGCAGAGCCCGAGCCAGTCCACCGGCGTCATCAGCCAGGCTGAGGCCGGCGTACCCGGCACGCCCGAGGCGGGCGACCGCTTCGGGTCCTCCGTGGCACCCGTCGACGTGGACGGCGACGGCGTCTTCGAACTCGTCGTCGGGGCGAGCGGGGAGTCACTCACCTCCGACCAGGGCAAGGACGAGGGCACCATCACCGTCCTGGACGGCTCGGGGTGGGACGTCAAGGGCACCGTCGTGGCCAGGGGCGCGGGCGCGTTCAGCAGCATCGGCCGCACCGTCGCCACGGGCGACTACGACGGCGATGGCGACACCGACCTGGCGTACGGCGAGAACGGCGAGGAGAGCGGTTCGCTCCGGTTCCGCCCGGGCCCGCTCACCGCGGCCCGCGTGACCGCCACCACCCTGCGCCGCTACAGCATGGGCGGCGCCACTCGCGACCTGGTCACCGGCGACTTCGACGGCGACGGTCGGGACGACCTCGCCGCCACCTGGCAGGGCATGGAGGACTCCGGCACCTTCATCACGCGGTGGGACCACCAGGCCAAGCCGGCTCAGTGGTTCGCCGACGCCGACCGGGGAAGCTCGCTCGCCGCCGCCGACTTCGACCGGGACGGCACGGACGACCTCGTGGTCGGCCTCGTACAGCCCAACCCCGAGGCGGACACTACGCATTGCGAGGACCGACTCGGTGGTGCTGTGCTCCTGCTCAAGGGCTCGAAGACCGCAGGCTTCGGCACTGGTGGCGAATGCATCACGCAGTCGAACCCTGAGGTCGGCGGCGCCGCCGAGGAGGGCGACGACTTCGGCGCCGCGCTGGCCGCGGGTGACCTGAACGGCGATGGCCGTCCGGAACTGGTGGTCGGCGTGCCCGGCGAGGACGTGGGCACCGTCAAGGACGCGGGCGGGTACGTCACCGTGAACGGCACGGAGCACGGCCTCTACGGCGGTCTGGCACGCAGCCAGAGCACCCCGAACATGCCCGGCACTGCGGAGGCCGGCGACCGCTTCGGCGCCCAGGTGGCCGTCGGCGATTACAACCGCGACGGTCTGTGGGACACCGCGGTGAGCGCGCCCGGGGAGAACGCCGGTGAGCCCAGGTCGGGTGGCGTCTGGTTCGTGCCGAGCAGCACCGACGAGACGTACCCGCTGGGCAAGTCGCTGACCCCGTTCGGCTTCGCGCTGCCCCACGGGGCCATCAAGTACGGCGAGGTGCTGGGGCTTTAG
- a CDS encoding NAD(P)/FAD-dependent oxidoreductase codes for MNSPEPADASISIIGAGPGGLTCARILQQRGIAVTVYDRDPGPDARNQGGTLDLHADNGQVALREAGLLDEFFALARPEGQEMRQLDPTGAITSHQVPAPDELFKPEIDRGQLRNLLLDSVQPGTVHWGRALDTISGPADGPRQLHFADGTSIETDLVIGADGAFSRVRPAVSPAVPEYTGVSFLEARFSDVENRHPEIAELVGSGSAHAADGERGLFAQRNSGNHIRVYIIQRVPADWIGIKGLTAEDTDGIRAVLRDEYAHWSPRMRQMITENDGPYIHRPILALPVPHSWDHNATVTLLGDAAHLMPPLGVGVNLAMLDACELALALTNAATVDDAIRTYEKTMLPRSTETAKALEHAAEHLLSADAPDFGGDNDTQP; via the coding sequence ATGAACTCCCCAGAGCCCGCCGACGCCAGCATCAGCATCATCGGTGCCGGACCCGGCGGACTGACCTGCGCTCGCATCCTCCAGCAGCGCGGCATCGCGGTCACCGTCTACGATCGCGACCCGGGCCCCGACGCCCGCAACCAGGGCGGCACCCTGGACCTGCACGCCGACAACGGCCAGGTCGCCCTGCGCGAAGCCGGCCTGCTCGACGAGTTCTTCGCCCTCGCCCGTCCCGAAGGGCAGGAAATGCGCCAGCTGGACCCGACCGGCGCGATCACGTCCCATCAAGTCCCGGCGCCCGACGAGCTCTTCAAACCGGAAATCGACCGCGGCCAACTGCGCAACCTCCTGCTCGACTCCGTGCAGCCGGGAACCGTGCACTGGGGCCGCGCCCTCGACACGATCAGCGGACCCGCCGACGGGCCGCGGCAATTGCACTTCGCCGACGGCACTAGCATCGAGACCGATCTGGTCATCGGCGCCGACGGCGCTTTCTCCCGGGTACGCCCTGCCGTGTCCCCCGCCGTCCCCGAGTACACCGGGGTCAGCTTCCTGGAAGCACGGTTCTCCGACGTCGAGAACCGACACCCCGAGATTGCCGAGCTGGTCGGTTCGGGCAGCGCCCACGCAGCCGACGGCGAACGCGGCCTGTTCGCCCAGCGCAACAGCGGAAACCACATCCGCGTCTACATCATTCAACGCGTCCCGGCCGACTGGATCGGCATCAAGGGGCTGACCGCCGAGGACACCGACGGCATCCGCGCCGTGCTACGCGACGAGTACGCCCACTGGTCGCCCCGCATGCGCCAGATGATCACCGAAAACGACGGCCCCTACATCCACCGCCCGATCCTCGCTCTCCCTGTCCCGCACAGCTGGGACCACAACGCGACGGTGACCCTGCTCGGCGACGCCGCCCACCTCATGCCCCCGCTCGGCGTCGGCGTCAACCTCGCCATGCTCGACGCCTGCGAACTCGCCCTCGCCCTCACGAACGCCGCCACCGTCGACGACGCCATCCGCACCTACGAGAAGACCATGCTCCCCCGCTCCACTGAGACGGCCAAGGCCCTCGAACACGCCGCCGAACACCTGCTGTCCGCCGACGCACCCGACTTCGGCGGCGACAACGACACCCAGCCCTAG
- a CDS encoding TetR/AcrR family transcriptional regulator gives MTVPPVSRRDRKKAATRQAIADAALQLFLERGYDQVGIRDIADAADVSTATVFKHFSGKEALVFDQDQDRESELIAAVRERPSGQSILDALRQHVLDTWPSIEAHPQAAEFTHLVDSTPVLRAYAERMWTRYTDSLSAAIADEVGVDHDDLACVALARFVLDIPALARGRQDRRAAVEAIFDILTHGWEPPGKPSAP, from the coding sequence ATGACCGTGCCCCCCGTCAGCCGCCGCGACCGCAAGAAAGCGGCCACCCGGCAGGCGATCGCCGACGCCGCACTGCAGCTCTTTCTGGAACGTGGCTACGATCAAGTAGGCATCCGTGACATCGCCGACGCCGCCGACGTATCGACCGCCACGGTGTTCAAGCACTTCAGCGGCAAGGAAGCGCTGGTGTTCGACCAGGACCAGGACCGGGAGTCAGAGCTGATCGCCGCGGTGCGGGAGCGACCCTCCGGTCAGAGCATCCTCGACGCCCTCCGACAGCACGTCCTCGACACCTGGCCCTCGATCGAGGCACATCCTCAGGCGGCCGAGTTCACCCACCTGGTGGACTCCACGCCGGTGCTGCGCGCGTACGCCGAACGCATGTGGACGAGGTACACCGACAGCCTCAGCGCAGCCATCGCCGACGAGGTCGGTGTGGACCACGACGACCTCGCATGTGTGGCTCTTGCTCGATTCGTACTCGACATCCCGGCCCTCGCTCGCGGTCGGCAGGACCGCCGAGCCGCCGTCGAGGCAATCTTCGACATCCTCACACACGGCTGGGAACCGCCCGGCAAGCCGTCTGCGCCGTAG
- a CDS encoding DUF4232 domain-containing protein, whose product MLVTAVHRFAGQPGDHLLVTASNEGTKPWWVTSYPAMKLGDDVDGPALPHSKKDNPGGDKRITLLPGGKVYSAVNLFDYARAPCLVAPRLPACSALPVPPP is encoded by the coding sequence ATGCTGGTCACCGCGGTGCACCGGTTCGCCGGACAGCCGGGCGACCACCTGCTGGTCACCGCGTCGAACGAGGGCACCAAGCCCTGGTGGGTCACCTCGTACCCGGCCATGAAGCTCGGCGACGACGTCGACGGCCCCGCACTGCCGCACTCGAAGAAGGACAACCCGGGCGGCGACAAGCGCATCACGCTCCTGCCCGGAGGCAAGGTGTACAGCGCGGTGAACCTCTTCGACTACGCGCGCGCCCCCTGCTTGGTGGCGCCGCGGCTGCCGGCCTGCTCCGCGCTGCCCGTGCCGCCTCCGTGA
- a CDS encoding GlxA family transcriptional regulator has translation MPPPHRVVIVAFPGTELLDVTGPAEVFSVASRVAEADGAAYLVQIATADGGPVVTSSGVRLMADLTLDDVAGPVDTLLVAGAIELADDGGVEPVTDRAVTHWLRHGAFRARRIGSICAGAHLLAAAGLLEGRPATTHWLTAARLAAEHPGVRVDPDPIFIRDGQVWTCAGVTSGMDMALAMVAEDHGQDLALATARMMVMYVKRSGGQSQFSVPLSVQNSEDDRIDELRMWIAEHLTDDLSLEALAARTHLSVRHFSRLFQQRTSTTPAAYVEAVRLEAARRLLEDSDRSLPEVAAASGLGSVETLHRVFRRRLGTTPAEYRRRF, from the coding sequence ATGCCCCCACCGCACCGCGTTGTGATCGTCGCCTTCCCCGGGACCGAGCTACTGGATGTCACCGGCCCGGCCGAGGTGTTCTCCGTCGCCTCCCGGGTCGCTGAAGCCGACGGGGCCGCCTACCTCGTGCAGATCGCGACGGCCGACGGCGGCCCGGTGGTCACGTCCAGCGGCGTCCGGTTGATGGCTGATCTGACCCTCGACGACGTGGCCGGTCCGGTGGACACCCTGCTGGTGGCGGGGGCGATCGAGTTGGCCGACGACGGCGGTGTGGAGCCGGTGACAGACCGCGCGGTCACGCACTGGCTTCGCCACGGGGCTTTCCGGGCCCGGCGGATCGGATCGATCTGCGCGGGAGCGCACCTGCTGGCCGCCGCCGGGCTGCTGGAGGGCCGGCCGGCCACGACGCACTGGCTCACCGCGGCGAGACTGGCCGCCGAGCACCCCGGTGTGCGGGTCGACCCCGATCCGATCTTCATCCGGGACGGGCAGGTGTGGACATGCGCCGGCGTCACCTCCGGAATGGACATGGCGCTGGCCATGGTCGCCGAGGACCACGGCCAGGACCTAGCGCTCGCGACCGCCCGAATGATGGTGATGTACGTCAAACGCTCCGGCGGCCAGAGCCAGTTCAGCGTGCCACTGTCCGTCCAGAACTCAGAGGACGACCGGATCGACGAACTGCGGATGTGGATCGCCGAACACCTCACCGACGACCTCTCCCTCGAAGCGCTGGCGGCGCGCACGCATCTGAGCGTGCGCCACTTCAGCCGGCTGTTCCAGCAGCGGACCTCGACGACACCGGCCGCATACGTGGAAGCGGTCAGGTTGGAGGCCGCCCGCCGACTGCTGGAGGACAGCGACCGGAGCCTGCCGGAGGTCGCCGCCGCCAGCGGCCTCGGCTCCGTGGAGACGCTGCACCGCGTCTTCCGACGGCGGCTGGGCACCACCCCAGCCGAGTACCGCCGCCGCTTCTGA
- a CDS encoding MBL fold metallo-hydrolase, whose translation MSRTKVVPIPVMGRHNINAYLLLGRRPVIVDAGTPGSGRKILDQITAHGVDPADVTLIVITHGHIDHFGSAAELHRLTGAPVAGHVADLGPYRSGRAREPYLPTGPMGRLMARNRKLHVRAEPVDPAVLIRGETDLEDFGLAARIMPTPGHTAGSVSVLTDDGDLVAGDLIAGSFMGLIPGRPANPPFHDDPRQNLASLHEMLALNPISLHVGHGTPLDPGRVRRWAEKELGRLARLDAAERLPTRGE comes from the coding sequence ATGTCCCGCACGAAGGTCGTCCCCATCCCGGTCATGGGCCGCCACAACATCAACGCCTACCTGCTGCTCGGCCGCAGGCCCGTCATCGTCGACGCCGGCACCCCCGGCAGCGGTCGGAAGATCCTGGACCAGATCACCGCTCACGGCGTCGATCCCGCCGACGTCACGCTGATCGTCATCACCCACGGCCACATCGACCACTTCGGCTCCGCGGCCGAACTGCACCGGCTCACCGGCGCACCCGTCGCCGGACATGTCGCCGACCTCGGGCCGTACCGCTCCGGCCGGGCCCGCGAACCGTACCTGCCCACCGGCCCGATGGGCCGCCTCATGGCACGCAACCGGAAGCTCCACGTTCGGGCCGAGCCCGTCGACCCCGCCGTGCTCATCCGCGGCGAGACGGATCTGGAGGACTTCGGGCTCGCAGCGCGCATCATGCCCACCCCCGGCCACACCGCCGGATCGGTCTCCGTCCTCACCGACGACGGAGACCTCGTCGCCGGTGACCTGATCGCAGGCTCCTTCATGGGCCTCATCCCCGGCAGGCCCGCCAACCCGCCCTTCCACGACGACCCCCGGCAGAACCTCGCCAGCCTCCACGAGATGCTCGCCCTCAACCCCATCAGCCTGCACGTCGGCCACGGCACCCCGCTCGACCCCGGCCGGGTCCGGCGGTGGGCCGAGAAAGAACTCGGCCGCCTCGCACGACTCGACGCCGCAGAACGCCTCCCTACCCGCGGCGAGTAA
- a CDS encoding LAETG motif-containing sortase-dependent surface protein, with translation MKLRRSLALAAATAALAPAVLLTASAAYAADDDTASPAVSETAPTEEQSTPAAEDTTPAAEDTTAAGEETTPASEDTPPTADENLPAAAQSSSSAPASASASASVSATPSASASGGPFECNEGEDKVQIDKDLHTGLSGLPSKIVAGSGFHAFQLNVNNTGGRAYQRVDLGVFAAQMNEKDYFIDTSHLTLQYKDPSSGHWVGISLDENDEGAGYLGYTDVKAHESFSIDMRLAVDVKAPAGLGYAISIGMYADDEGNCVFSGDDSFYEFDILKAGATPGDPGDAKPQGGKKPLPKHQPSGNTKIEPQGHLAQTGSSSVLPVIALAGGAAVVLGGGAVFAVRRRKSADQGAVA, from the coding sequence ATGAAGCTTCGCCGGTCTCTGGCTCTCGCCGCCGCGACAGCCGCTCTGGCTCCGGCTGTCCTGTTGACGGCCTCGGCCGCCTATGCCGCGGACGACGACACCGCTTCCCCGGCCGTCAGTGAGACGGCTCCCACGGAAGAGCAGTCCACGCCCGCCGCCGAGGACACCACCCCGGCTGCCGAGGACACCACTGCGGCCGGCGAGGAGACGACTCCCGCCTCCGAGGACACCCCGCCGACGGCCGACGAGAACCTTCCCGCTGCCGCGCAGTCCTCGTCCAGCGCACCCGCATCCGCATCCGCGTCCGCTTCCGTGTCCGCCACTCCCTCGGCGTCCGCGTCGGGTGGCCCGTTCGAGTGCAACGAGGGCGAGGACAAGGTCCAGATCGACAAGGATCTGCACACCGGTCTCTCCGGCCTGCCGTCGAAGATCGTCGCGGGCAGCGGCTTCCACGCATTCCAGCTGAACGTGAACAACACCGGTGGTCGGGCCTACCAGCGCGTCGACCTGGGCGTGTTCGCCGCCCAGATGAACGAGAAGGACTACTTCATCGACACCAGCCACCTCACGCTGCAGTACAAGGACCCGTCCTCGGGCCACTGGGTCGGCATCTCCCTGGACGAGAACGACGAGGGCGCCGGCTACCTCGGCTACACCGACGTGAAGGCTCACGAGTCCTTCTCCATCGACATGCGCCTGGCCGTCGACGTCAAAGCGCCGGCCGGCCTGGGCTACGCCATCAGCATCGGTATGTACGCCGATGACGAGGGCAACTGCGTCTTCTCCGGTGACGACAGCTTCTACGAGTTCGACATCCTCAAGGCCGGCGCGACGCCCGGTGACCCCGGTGACGCCAAGCCGCAGGGCGGCAAGAAGCCACTGCCCAAGCACCAGCCTTCCGGCAACACCAAGATCGAGCCCCAGGGACACCTCGCCCAGACCGGCTCCAGCTCTGTACTGCCCGTGATCGCTCTGGCCGGAGGCGCCGCCGTCGTCCTCGGAGGGGGTGCGGTGTTCGCGGTGCGCCGACGCAAGTCCGCAGACCAGGGCGCCGTAGCCTGA
- a CDS encoding DUF5670 family protein — protein MVPLLLVLLLALILFGAGFALKALWWIAVIVLVVWLLGFVVRSADSGGRKGRWYRW, from the coding sequence ATGGTTCCCCTGCTTCTGGTTCTTCTGCTGGCTCTGATCCTGTTCGGTGCGGGTTTCGCATTGAAGGCGCTGTGGTGGATCGCGGTGATCGTGCTCGTCGTGTGGCTGCTGGGCTTCGTCGTCCGTTCCGCGGACAGTGGCGGCCGTAAGGGCCGCTGGTACCGCTGGTAG
- a CDS encoding N-acetyltransferase translates to MINVVLKLSARDFVHADLASCGWAGSYHHLANVAEQLERALIGEVDYLAVCAATDIPLAKGGVDYQVKEGVGTLWQLAVHPALQSCGIGTFLVEAAELRIRKRGLRHAELAVEESNPRARALYERLGYVAYDRQPDSWHEQAPGGTLRRYETMCTLMRKDLA, encoded by the coding sequence GTGATCAACGTTGTGTTGAAGCTGTCAGCCCGTGACTTCGTGCATGCGGACCTGGCCTCGTGCGGGTGGGCAGGTTCGTACCACCACCTGGCCAACGTCGCCGAGCAGTTGGAACGCGCCCTGATCGGTGAGGTCGACTACCTCGCGGTCTGCGCTGCAACCGACATCCCTCTGGCGAAGGGCGGCGTCGACTACCAAGTCAAGGAGGGTGTCGGCACGTTGTGGCAGCTGGCAGTCCACCCCGCGCTGCAATCGTGCGGAATCGGCACCTTCCTTGTCGAAGCCGCAGAACTAAGGATCAGGAAGCGAGGTCTGCGGCATGCCGAGCTGGCCGTAGAGGAGAGCAACCCCCGGGCACGTGCCCTGTACGAACGACTGGGATATGTCGCGTACGACCGTCAGCCGGACTCATGGCACGAGCAGGCCCCCGGTGGAACATTGCGCCGCTACGAGACCATGTGCACATTGATGCGGAAGGACCTCGCGTAG
- a CDS encoding HAMP domain-containing sensor histidine kinase, with protein sequence MTRRLLLSYLGLAILVLAGLEIPLGWIYARAEVSRASQSVERDASMLAEVTEENIEEGNLDALPDVVGDYATRTGGRVVVTDRQGIVLADSDPSGRTGIGISTQPDIARALRNEPTVVTGDEVLSATMPGSSGTTVRGALRLTHPMAEVHTRVHRIWGALALAGACILAAVALAAFTLARWITRPLRTLEAATAQLADGRLTNPPDTATGPPELRSLAVSFTHTATRLQQLLNAQQAFASEASHQLKTPLTALRLRLENFEPHLDPRAHGSLEEAVGEVERLSRMVQGLLALARLENSATTPEPVDLDTVIADRAAMWEPLAAEQYVALAITGRTAGRVWAIPGALEQIIDNLVANALRVSPPRTTIALHRAPGTELHVIDQGPGMPEADRARAFDRFWRSSDSHHDGTGLGLPIVRHLVHASGGDITLHPAPGTGLDAAVRLRPVTGGRSGGAGIGSSKSAQAAAPVP encoded by the coding sequence ATGACCCGACGCCTGCTGCTCAGCTACCTCGGCCTGGCGATCCTCGTCCTGGCCGGACTGGAGATCCCCCTCGGCTGGATCTACGCCCGCGCCGAAGTCTCCCGCGCCTCCCAGAGCGTCGAACGCGACGCCTCGATGCTCGCCGAGGTCACCGAGGAGAACATCGAAGAGGGCAACCTCGACGCCCTGCCCGACGTCGTGGGCGACTACGCCACCCGCACGGGCGGCCGCGTCGTCGTCACCGACCGGCAGGGCATCGTCCTGGCCGACTCCGACCCCTCGGGCCGGACGGGCATCGGCATCAGCACCCAGCCGGACATCGCCCGCGCCCTGCGCAACGAGCCGACGGTCGTCACCGGGGACGAGGTGCTGTCGGCCACGATGCCCGGCTCCTCCGGCACCACCGTCCGCGGTGCCCTGCGCCTGACCCACCCGATGGCCGAGGTCCACACCCGCGTCCACCGCATCTGGGGCGCCCTCGCCCTGGCCGGCGCCTGCATCCTGGCCGCAGTTGCGCTGGCCGCCTTCACCCTCGCCCGCTGGATCACCCGGCCCCTGCGCACCCTGGAAGCCGCCACCGCCCAGCTGGCCGACGGCCGGCTCACCAACCCGCCGGACACCGCCACCGGCCCGCCCGAACTGCGCAGCCTCGCCGTCTCCTTCACCCACACGGCCACCCGCCTGCAACAACTCCTCAACGCTCAGCAGGCGTTCGCCTCCGAAGCCTCCCACCAGCTGAAGACACCGCTCACCGCCCTCCGTCTGCGCTTGGAGAATTTCGAGCCCCACCTCGACCCCCGCGCCCACGGCAGCCTGGAAGAAGCCGTCGGCGAGGTGGAACGCCTCAGCCGGATGGTGCAGGGACTGCTCGCCCTGGCCCGCCTGGAGAACAGCGCCACCACGCCCGAACCGGTCGACCTCGACACCGTCATCGCCGACCGGGCCGCCATGTGGGAGCCGCTCGCCGCCGAGCAGTACGTCGCTCTCGCCATCACCGGCCGCACGGCCGGCAGGGTATGGGCGATCCCGGGCGCCCTGGAGCAGATCATCGACAACCTGGTCGCCAATGCCCTACGCGTCTCCCCACCCCGCACCACCATCGCCCTCCACCGCGCCCCGGGCACCGAACTCCACGTCATCGACCAAGGCCCGGGCATGCCCGAAGCAGACCGCGCCCGCGCCTTCGACCGCTTCTGGCGCTCCTCCGACTCCCATCACGACGGAACCGGCCTCGGCCTGCCCATCGTCCGCCACCTCGTCCACGCCTCCGGCGGCGACATCACCCTGCACCCGGCCCCCGGCACCGGCCTGGACGCCGCCGTACGCCTGCGCCCGGTGACCGGCGGGCGGTCAGGGGGCGCGGGAATCGGATCGTCCAAATCGGCACAGGCGGCTGCACCAGTGCCGTGA